One Sulfolobus sp. S-194 DNA segment encodes these proteins:
- a CDS encoding 3-isopropylmalate dehydratase small subunit yields the protein MIVEGKVLKFGDKIDTDIIIPARYLKYTDPQYLAQHAMEPLDPEFYKKASAGVILVAGKVFGMGSSREQAAIALKAAGVRAIIAESFARIFYRNAINNGLPAIVLPGVSQVINEGDYVKVNVETGEIVVNNQKVYKGRGITGMPLKILESGGLLDYLKKVSVQNQGGN from the coding sequence ATGATAGTTGAAGGTAAGGTTTTAAAATTCGGTGATAAAATAGATACTGATATTATCATACCAGCGAGGTATCTGAAATATACTGATCCGCAGTACTTAGCACAGCATGCAATGGAACCTCTAGATCCAGAATTCTATAAAAAAGCTTCTGCTGGCGTAATTTTAGTTGCTGGCAAAGTCTTTGGAATGGGTTCATCAAGAGAGCAGGCTGCAATTGCATTAAAAGCTGCTGGCGTAAGGGCTATTATAGCAGAATCGTTTGCAAGGATATTCTACAGGAATGCTATAAATAATGGTTTGCCAGCTATTGTGTTACCTGGCGTAAGCCAGGTGATAAATGAGGGTGATTACGTAAAGGTAAATGTAGAAACTGGAGAAATAGTAGTGAATAATCAGAAAGTTTATAAAGGAAGGGGAATAACCGGAATGCCGTTAAAAATACTTGAGAGTGGAGGTTTACTGGATTATTTAAAGAAAGTTTCGGTTCAGAACCAAGGAGGTAACTGA
- the bluB gene encoding 5,6-dimethylbenzimidazole synthase — MDNLSMDIYEVIKRRRDIRSYCKSDPIPDEILAKILLAAHLAPSVGYSQPWNFIIIRDEKIKRKIKELVDGQREEFRKKLDEEKRKIFDKIKIDAILESPVNIAITCDKNRFGPYVLGRLTIPETCNYSTVLAIENLWLTATAEGIGVGWVSFFKKEDVKRILGIPDDVELIGYLTLCYVTKFPEKPELEEKGWNKRLPLETLVFENRWNTIPNEKLLNALKNAKI; from the coding sequence ATGGATAACCTATCCATGGACATATATGAAGTTATAAAAAGAAGAAGAGATATCAGAAGTTATTGTAAAAGTGATCCAATACCAGATGAGATATTAGCTAAAATACTTCTAGCGGCTCATTTAGCGCCATCAGTTGGTTATTCACAACCTTGGAACTTTATAATAATAAGGGATGAGAAAATAAAAAGAAAAATTAAAGAGTTAGTTGATGGTCAAAGAGAAGAATTTAGGAAGAAACTTGATGAAGAGAAAAGAAAGATTTTTGATAAGATAAAAATAGATGCGATACTTGAATCACCAGTTAATATTGCTATAACTTGTGATAAAAATAGATTTGGTCCCTATGTATTAGGAAGATTAACAATTCCAGAGACCTGTAACTATTCCACTGTTTTAGCTATAGAAAATTTATGGTTAACCGCAACAGCTGAAGGAATAGGGGTGGGCTGGGTAAGTTTCTTTAAAAAAGAAGATGTTAAAAGAATACTAGGAATACCGGATGACGTAGAATTAATTGGGTATTTGACTCTCTGTTATGTGACTAAATTCCCAGAAAAACCAGAACTAGAAGAAAAAGGTTGGAATAAAAGATTACCCCTAGAAACCCTAGTATTTGAAAACAGGTGGAATACCATACCTAATGAAAAACTATTAAACGCCTTAAAAAATGCAAAAATTTAA
- a CDS encoding 3-isopropylmalate dehydratase large subunit, whose translation MPQTLTEKILSRASGKSVSPGEVVEVNVDIAAFHDLTGYHVIEVMEKAGMLKVFDKQKIVIAFDHLAPPPDVRSAEIQTQIRKFVKELKIPNFHDINLGILHQILLEKYANPGYVIVAADSHTTTSGAVGAFAQGLGASDVAAAVITGKTWVMVPQPFKVVLEGKPAKWITGKDVALKLLGDFKADYFNGMSIEIFVREPSAFPMDYRATVSNMGIEMNADALMFVPDEETVNYIKINRGYEPNIIRPDEGAKYVDEYTIDLGKLEPLVAAPHSVDNVKTVNEVEGLDVDQVFIGSCTNGRISDFEIAAKILKGKRVKSRCIAIPASYDLFKKAMELGYIETLVNAGCIVTYGTCGPCLGGHFGVAGPGETIVSTSSRNFKGRMGSNDSKVYLAGPAVAAASALEGKITDPRRFS comes from the coding sequence GTGCCTCAAACTTTAACGGAAAAAATACTAAGTAGGGCCTCAGGTAAATCTGTGTCTCCTGGAGAAGTAGTAGAGGTTAATGTAGATATTGCAGCTTTTCATGACTTGACTGGGTATCACGTAATAGAAGTTATGGAGAAAGCAGGAATGTTAAAAGTTTTTGATAAACAAAAAATTGTGATAGCTTTTGATCATTTAGCTCCTCCACCAGATGTAAGGAGTGCTGAGATCCAAACTCAAATAAGAAAATTTGTAAAAGAACTAAAGATACCAAATTTCCATGATATAAATCTAGGTATCTTGCATCAAATATTATTAGAAAAATATGCTAATCCAGGATATGTGATAGTAGCTGCTGATAGTCATACCACAACTTCTGGTGCTGTTGGTGCTTTTGCACAAGGTTTAGGTGCAAGTGATGTAGCCGCCGCAGTTATAACTGGCAAAACATGGGTTATGGTTCCACAACCATTTAAAGTAGTTTTAGAAGGTAAACCCGCTAAATGGATAACTGGTAAGGATGTCGCATTAAAGTTACTGGGAGACTTCAAGGCAGATTACTTTAATGGAATGAGCATAGAAATATTTGTAAGAGAACCATCGGCGTTTCCAATGGATTATAGGGCAACAGTATCAAATATGGGAATTGAAATGAATGCAGATGCATTAATGTTTGTTCCAGATGAGGAGACAGTTAATTACATTAAGATTAATAGAGGTTACGAACCAAATATTATTAGGCCAGATGAGGGAGCAAAGTATGTTGATGAGTATACCATTGATTTAGGAAAATTAGAACCCTTAGTTGCAGCTCCTCATAGTGTAGATAACGTTAAAACAGTTAATGAGGTTGAGGGTTTAGATGTAGATCAGGTATTCATAGGATCTTGTACAAATGGTAGAATAAGTGATTTCGAGATTGCTGCAAAGATTCTAAAGGGAAAGAGGGTTAAGAGTAGATGTATTGCAATACCAGCATCTTATGATTTATTTAAGAAGGCTATGGAGTTAGGCTATATAGAGACTTTAGTTAATGCTGGATGTATTGTTACATATGGTACTTGTGGACCATGTTTAGGAGGTCACTTTGGTGTCGCTGGTCCAGGTGAGACAATAGTTTCAACAAGTTCTAGGAACTTTAAAGGTAGAATGGGGAGTAATGATTCAAAAGTATACCTAGCTGGACCAGCAGTTGCTGCAGCTTCTGCTTTAGAAGGGAAAATAACTGATCCGAGGAGATTCTCATGA